The following proteins come from a genomic window of Scomber japonicus isolate fScoJap1 chromosome 4, fScoJap1.pri, whole genome shotgun sequence:
- the LOC128357211 gene encoding rhodopsin: MNGTEGPYFYVPMINTTGIVRSPYEYPQYYLVSPAAYAALGAYMFFLILAGFPINFLTLYVTIEHKKLRTPLNYILLNLAVADLFMVFGGFTTTMYTSMHGYFVLGRLGCNLEGFFATHGGQIALWSLVVLAIERWVVVCKPFSNFRFGENHAIMGLALTWVMAASCSVPPLVGWSRYIPEGMQCSCGIDYYTRAEGFNNESFVVYMFSCHFMIPLIVIFFCYGRLLCAVKEAAAAQQESETTQRAEREVTRMVVIMVVAFLVCWVPYSSVAVWIFCNQGAEFGPVFMTIPAFFAKSSSIYNPLIYICMNKQFRNCMITTLCCGKNPFEEEEGASSTKTEASSASSSSVSPA, encoded by the coding sequence ATGAACGGCACAGAGGGACCCTATTTCTATGTCCCTATGATTAACACCACCGGCATTGTCCGGAGTCCTTATGAGTATCCTCAGTACTACCTTGTCAGCCCAGCAGCTTATGCTGCCCTGGGTGCCTACATGTTTTTTCTCATCCTTGCTGGCTTTCCAATCAACTTCCTCACTCTCTACGTCACCATCGAACACAAGAAGCTGCGAACCCCTCTAAACTACATCCTGCTGAATCTTGCTGTGGCTGACCTCTTCATGGTGTTTGGAGGATTCACGACAACGATGTACACCTCAATGCACGGCTACTTCGTCCTTGGACGCCTTGGCTGCAATTTGGAAGGATTCTTTGCTACCCATGGTGGACAGATTGCCCTCTGGTCACTGGTTGTTCTGGCTATTGAGAGGTGGGTGGTTGTCTGCAAACCCTTCAGCAACTTCCGCTTCGGAGAGAATCACGCCATCATGGGCTTGGCCTTAACCTGGGTAATGGCCGCCTCTTGTTCCGTGCCCCCTCTTGTCGGCTGGTCCCGTTACATCCCTGAGGGCATGCAGTGCTCATGTGGAATCGACTACTACACACGTGCAGAGGGTTTCAACAATGAGTCCTTCGTCGTCTACATGTTCTCATGCCACTTCATGATCCCACTGATCGTGATCTTCTTCTGCTATGGTCGTCTGCTCTGCGCTGTCaaggaggctgctgctgctcagcagGAGTCTGAGACCACCCAGAGGGCTGAGAGGGAAGTCACCCGCATGGTCGTTATCATGGTTGTCGCTTTCCTGGTATGTTGGGTGCCCTACTCCAGTGTGGCTGTTTGGATCTTCTGTAATCAGGGTGCTGAGTTCGGACCTGTCTTCATGACCATACCGGCATTCTTTGCCAAGAGCTCCTCCATCTACAACCCACTGATCTACATCTGCATGAACAAGCAATTCCGTAACTGCATGATCACCACCTTGTGCTGTGGAAAGAATCCCttcgaagaggaggagggagcatcCTCTACCAAGACAGAGgcctcctctgcctcttccaGCTCCGTGTCTCCTGCATAA